The Magnolia sinica isolate HGM2019 chromosome 3, MsV1, whole genome shotgun sequence genome includes the window ATGAGGTTGGCCAAAGAGTCCTAGCTATGTCAAATGTGAACTCTGCTTCGGATTTCAAGAGAAGTGTAATTCAAATATCTAATGATAGAAACGACAAATTGGAACAAAGAAAGAAGTGCTAATGGGATTTTCTTGGGCAGTGTTTGGATGCAAATGAAAATTGAACTGCAGCCATTTAATCAAGAGAAAACATGAAGATTAATGATGTTTCTTAGTATTCATATTGAGGAAGTAGCACTCAAAATTCCAATTTTCATCTTTTTGAGTCCAACTCGAAAGTAATGTAACTGCATTTTTTGGAGCTTGAGAAACTCAATATGATATGCTAAGgaaactaaaaaaaattaaaattgattATTTCCTCTTTACTATCGGaacaattgcaattcaattcaacggtgcatccaaacactctcTTAAGGAATTGGAAGGGTGGTGAAACTGATGTGTTTCAGATTGAGATTAAAACAGTAGTATGACTAAAAATCTATTATCACTAATTACAAAAGATCATAACCTCCCAAAACCAATCCTCCCATCTTCCTCAATGAAACCAAGCTCAGATTAAGAAAAAGAGACTCCTGATTTGCCTATCTAACATTTCAAGAAGTGATCACCTACAATCGTCTGTAGCAAAAGTGGGAGTCATGGTCTAGTGACTTGGGTTGATAAGATTCAGCccgtcatcaatgaggggctgacTCATccatattggaagatcctaaccactcTATGGCTGGTAAAAGAGGTCAAAGATTGGATGGAGAGGAAATCTCAAACTGGTAAGGCTGTTGGTGCATTCCCTATGCACACTTTTCACTCATCAGATCAATGATCCAGATGACCAGATCATGGGCCTCATGTGTATAGGATGCGAAAATCAGGACATCCATATCCTGAAGTGATGGTTTCTCTGAACTGTACCATAGGAGTATCATTAAGAGGAAATCAAAAGTAAATGAGGAATGGAAATTGATTTCCTCTGGTGTGACAGTTTCCTTCACATCCCTCGTTTGTGAAGATTGAGTACTGAGGAAATCGACTTTCTGTTCCTCAGATTTCCCCATTAGAGAGGCTCTTTCCTTGTCCACTCTCAGAcctaaagaaaaggaaagcttttCTTTTTTCCACACTTTTCCTCAGATGTGTTGTTTGGGTACACAATTCTCAAGCAAGAAATTCTACCAGTCATGTTTGGGTATTAGGAAAGTAACTATATGGAATCCAGAAATTGTGTTTAGGTATTGGGAATGTAATTGGAGAGAAGGGTGCCGAGCATGTCtgtttataaaaaaattcaaaaaactgACCATTGGGAAGGAATCCATTTCCCTGGAATTGCAAACCAGCCTCTGGCCAGAATCCAAAAACAACCTTTCAGCTGGAATTGGATTGCAGCTGAAATCCATTTCTCACCTTTTACAAGACTCCAAAACACAGGAGTTTCCCTTCACTTGAGGATTCCATTTCCAGCAGTGTACTTTTCCAGTTTGCCAAACAACCCTTCATCTGGACTGAAATAACAATTCCACCCAATTCATCTAGcagctgatttttaggcccatggctcaccatAAGAGCGTGCGTCTGATGGACAGGGTGGGTGTCTGATacacgtcaagtgggccacagagagctcgaccttatgggaagctCCCGTGAGGTAGACCTCATAGTACTACCCAAATTAACATTCTAACATCACACAGAacttaaaatgtaaaaataaataaacaaaaaatacaaTTACCAGTTCCTTTCTTGATCCAAGGCGAGACCATGATTGTCGGGACCCGCACTCCCAGCCTATCAAACTTGAAGAATGAAGGCGCGGGGCCTGTATTTCCATCAGGGCTAGGCACATTGCTATAAGGAGTGGTGACATGATCAAAGAAGCCGCCATGCTCATCGTATGTAATAACCAGAAGGGTCTCATTCCATTGAGGGCTCGATCTCAATGCCTCGTACACCTCCTTCACAAGCTTCTGCCCATTAGCCACATCATGTGATGGATGATCGTCGTTGGCGGGAAATCCCTTCAAATCGAAGTACCTCGGCTCAATCACTGTCAGTCTAGGAAGGCTCCCCCTACTGGCATGCTTCTTGAACTTCAAATCAAACTGATGGAATTTGAAAACGTACTTCAATTTTCTCAAATTTCGATAGAACAGTGTAGAGGGTATGTTTTGATAGTAGATTCCAAAATCTAGGCCGTTTTCGTGGAGAGAATCAAAGATGGTTTTTTGCGGGTACCCTTTCGCAAGCTGCTTCTTCATGTGGCTAGTTGATCCATGAGATGTCGCGGAGTAGACAAAGAGCCTGTTTGGTTGTGTTGGGCCAGGAATTGATGAGAACCATCGATCGAAAACTGCGAATTCACGGACCAGGCTGGCAAAAACAGGGATGGAATCTGGATTGAAGCCTTTCATGACTGTTTCTGGGAGTTTTGGAGACATAGTTAGAGCTTGTTGGACAAAGCCTGACATAGAGGGGATTGGACCAGAGCCGAAGACTTGTTCTTCAACAGCCTCGAAGGAGTGGCCTGGATCAGGATCGACGAATTGGGCATCGTCAGATACGCAGATGGACGGGGATTGTGGATTCTGGGTGGATTTTGGATTGCATTCAGTGCCGGTGATGCCGTTGATCACCGGATTGATGGATTTTTTCATCCAACCGAGCATGTGGTCAAATGATCGGTTCTCTAAGACGAGAACAACAATGGTTTTGATGGGTTGTTGTGTAGCTGATGCGAAGTTGGAGAATTGAATAGGTGAGGTGAGGAGTAGAAAGAGAAGGGTGGAGAGAAAGGGAGATTGAttggatttgaatttgaatttggcCATTTTTTATGAAGAaataatactttttttttttttttttggattttgaagaTTAGAGATATGGAATaagtaaagaagaagaaacaactaATGTATTataaaaagataatttgataatgAAGAACCTCCTAATGTATAAagaaatgcttttaaaaaaaaaaaacccttgtagAACAGAGTAGCTTTCCTAGTTCATCAAAGAAGAGAGTAAATGGACTATTCTCTTTTGGGTTTTTGAAGATTAAAGAGatagaatgatttgatgataaagAAGCTACTGATGAACAAAGAAGGGagtagatttttccaacttacCAAATTCTTCCAAGAGCACAAAACACCCACTGATGGTTTTTCGATGAAACAAAGCTTCTAATGTGAAATGGGTTTCTCTAAATGTAGTGATTTTGAAGAAGAGATATTAGAAAATGAGTTGAAGATAAATCTACTGATGTGAGAAGTAAGGAAAAAGACAGCAAGAACACAGAAGAAAACAATTACTTGAATTGAAATCGCTTGGCTTTTTCTTCAAAAGCTATGGCTCTGAAGCCACAAGCGGTTCAGGAAAATCGAATTTTGTCTTTTGGGTGTGCAGATTTTTGGAAGAAAAGAAGAGCGGTGGCAGCTGCTTTTCTTCTCTCGAGAAATCTGTGGATGAATGAGATCTGCTTTCTTcctctgtttttatttttgtctGTTCATCCTTTCTTTTCTATTGAATCCGTTAACAGTTGAATGTGTGTTTACCACCGGGTAGTAAATGTTAGGCATCtcacgtacacgtggcatacatgcacGCCAAATCTACGCTATTAAAATGTTGTCCCCGTTACTGGATTACAAATCTATAATTTATATGAACGACAGTTTATTTTGGATTACTCCGTTTAACAGTGGATGGCCAGGATTTGCTAATAAAGAAACTGCTACAGGAAGGGACgagggatccctgactgtgggatACTGGGCTGTCTGTGCCTTATATCgtcaccgttcatccattttaacagctcatttcaaagcatgatctcaaaaatgaagcagatccgattatcatgtggaccacaccataggaaacagttgtgattgaatgcccaccattaacaacttttatttgccatccgacctgttgataaggtcacacagacctggatgaaagggccacccaaatatcagctttatccaaaacctgtgccccaaagaagttttgaatggtggccgttcaatctgggctgtttcctgtggtgtggtccacctaagatttggatctgatttatttttgggctcatgacctaaaataagccTGCCAAACGGATGAACAGCGTCGATATAAGATATATACATCGAAGTAGGCCCCACAGGGATAAACTGAAGCCCTGTCAGATAGGAATGCGTTGATTTATATTCATTCACTCCGAATTatacacgtgtcacacatgtcaCGCAATCTTAACCGTCCAGGTCATGGGACATGCTGTCTTGAATAGTGGACAGccaatgaatggttaaaatgaaaagtaGTCAGCAATCCAGATTTACCATAAACCCTTAGTCAATCCGTTTCTGGGTTTACGGCCAACCTACAGTGGGCCTcaagatttggacggtttaaattgagtTGGGAGTATACGAAGTGCGAGAACGATCTCTGAGTGCATGTGTAGGAATCATCACACActaccagagtattaaataactcccctTGTAAATATGATTGTTccgttcacatagggcccactaATTGAGGGTCTGGATTGGtggcatgtatgccacgtgtaactTGGCGAAACGCGAATTTACAACGCTGTGACAAACGCACAGTGAAAattaaatttcattaaaaaagaaaagcgtTCGTGGGAAATCAAAGCGGGGGTTTTCCTTTTTGGCGAACGGAATCCTGCGATTCTCTATACGTGGCCTTTGGAGCGCGGCCATTTAGGAAAAggagaaaaactttaatactctggcagatgACTGTGGTTCATACACATGATCTAAAATATTTTACTTCGGAATATTAATAACTAAAATTGAACTGTtctaattggtgggtcctacttcatatgatgattatataaaaatcATAGGGAATAGAGTTTTAAATGGCAGATTGGTTGGCATATATGATAGACGGCTAGTTTAAACACTTCCaccgtttggatataataaaAGGTCTAAAAAGCAGAAAGATTGTCAgataaattatatttaaatttctaaagTGGTTACTACGATTTGGATGGTCTAATTTGAGATAATCACATGAGATGTGTAAATTTCATAGTGCGTGAGTAGGAACCATGGCAATATTACAGAGTATCAAACAGCTCCTTGGGAGAGAATGATGCCGGAGTGGATTAagtgcggccccggcctcacccaactcGGTGCGGCACTaacgtggggcctacattgatgtatgcattgtatatccacgccgtccatccatttttacagctcattttcgGTCATGTGacccaaaataaagaagatccaaaactctcGTGGTCCATACTATAGGAAATTGTGATAATTAaaatcctaccattaaaagctcgCTAGGGCCtaacttaatgtttattttccatccaacctgttgataaggtcacacatacatgaaagaagaataaaaataaatatcagcttgatccaaaacttcctacaagaagtttttaatggtcaatcaccactatttcctatggtgtggtctatctgagatttggatctgcttcaatttttggtctcatgcctaaAAGactctggaaaaataaatggaccgtGTCGATatacaatagatacatcaaggtgggtcccatggtaaggGTCGTACTGAGTTAGGTAAGGCTGggtcacacctaatccactctcattACGTGCGGCACAGGTGGCACGGGCGTGCGAACAGTCGGCCATGATGTAGTGGGGAACTCTGGCAGTTTTTTCAAACCGTCCTTGTTTCTGTGTAGGGGTGGCCAACCTGATGAGTTGATCGGCCACGACGGAGCATGCCTTACCGATCATCCAAGATGTTGATTCTATGCCCATCGACATCTTTAATTCAGTGGTTAGGAACATATCACACGTGCATAATCTGGACTGTGGCTCAAccttgaacggttcagatcagcgaATATACTCGTTGATTCGATCCAGAGATGGTTTGTTCTGGaattggattggctggtgtaacacacaccaccgacctgggtGGTGTGggacgtgtcgtgcgaagacgatcgCTGACGGTCctagagctccgagttgtacgaacggttcaaatgagatcaaagttatataggccccaaaatgatgtatttattatatccacaccgttcaatcatttgaagagatcattttagatatgaAACTAAAAGCGAGTCAtatcaaatgctcaagtggaccacaccacaaatatcagtgggGGCAATAATTTTCAgcgtatggcccaccataacgtttattttctatccaatctgttcataagttcaaaAAATCCTGTATGAatagggaaaacaaatatcatattgatccaaaacttcctcaaaagggtttcaatggtatacgttcaatttcccactactttttgcagtgtggtccagtaatctttggatctgtctaatttttcttCCAAAGCCTTAGGAAAAAatcgaaaaatggacggacggttttgatataatgcatacctcatgatgggacccacagaacttggtgacgtcaacacagcagccaggtggtggtgtgtgatacaccagccaatccacttccgtttgTAGACAGACCTCAGTGCAACGAAAACGGGTTCGCTGCAAGCACATATATGAAGAACTGAATTGCTGCACACAGGGCAATGTGGCGCACGTGTGTGAGAATGAGATCACATCCAATCATGAGATGGGATCAATCGTGACCATTGCCTGGACCATAATCAAGCAAGTCGGattatcaggtaggccacacttaTATGAcgaaaatggacggttcaaaataAAATCACCAACAGCCCATTTCAATAACGCAATGTACACGTGCTACCCATCTGACGAGTGGCCCACCTGGATTTTTCGAGACATGGAATGTTCACAACGAACCCTACCTAGTACATGCCCCGGATCTTTTTAAAGTGTGCCAAGAAGGGTTCTGATCATCACAACCGTACAATTCGTTGATGCTCGTATGTGACCTTTCTCTCCTCGGTTTCATGTGCACTGTGTGAGATGAACGCACATAATTCATGAAAATCACATGTGTATACGATCTAACGGCTGAGATCGACCGCTTAGGCTTTTTGCCCATAATGCATACgtgagattttattttatatataaacgTCTACATAATCATGCTTATCTAGTCACTAATCACCGACGTTGAAAAAAGTATTGATACTCTGGCGGTAGGAAATTGTTCATGCACACGTACTTATAAAATTTATACATGGCATATGCGTAATTCAATCTAAACCGTCTGAATAGAGTCTCACTTTGAATGTGTCATATAGGAACGATCAAAATGGGTAATTCTTTAGGGATCGTCTGATGGATGGCTAATATTAACAATAGGCAACGGTTGGAGTTGAAAGAATAATCAATGGTTCCGATGATTCAATAAATGTAATCTTAGTTTTATGGGCCATCTACAAATTTTCCCTCTATGGACAGTTTATCTTGAGCTATTTGTATCCTACGTGTCCAATTCATGACTGCATGTGTATAAACCATCACGCAATGCCAGAGCATCGAATGAATAAGGAAAAGCTGCGCGcgtgagtggagtagcttttgttcCTACGGAATTCACGTCCCACGTGAAAGTAGGGGGCGCCCGCTTGGTGGATTCCCGGATTCACCGAGGTGATGAGATctttgattgtggggcccacattaattcattttaattaaatccattccgtccaaccgtcttgaaagatcattttagatcaagaaaccaaaaattaagcagatccaaatctcagatggaccataccacaggaaacagtggtgattgaccatcaaAAACTacttatgagccacaaaagtttaagaTGAATCTGAAAATTTTTTGTACCCTTTattcaggtgtttgtgaccttataaaaggttggatagaaaataaacatttcggtagtctccattatttttttaatggtgaagattcaatcaccactttttcctgtggtgtggtcaacttaagtcctgaatatgattaatttttcgtATAATTCCATAAAATGGGATTTAAAAAattttggacggcttggatgtaatttaaataaatcaagatgggccccatagtcagggatccacccaccttggtggatccggggatccaccgaagacGCGACGTGAAAGTGGAGACTTTTCAAGTGGGCCGAGAAATACGCCAGGTTTCAGGCCCATTACCCATTTCGTGAGAAATGATCGCGTTCGTCCAAATACAGCCCTTTCTTCACTGACAATGTTTTATATATACAAGACATCCGATCGTTGAaaaatgtggaccacaccatttcaAATCACGTGGTTAGATATCAGGCCGATCAACTCATTCAGCAGGGCGCGTGAATAAAAGCAATGGATAGCCGGTGGAATGACACTAGTATatgattgtggcccacataaatagaTTATTCGTTTGATTTTTCTATCAGGCCATCATCATAGTGTCACCCAGAAATTGCATGGACCAGATATCTATTGTGTGTGGCACGTTGGAAGGAAGTGGCTACATGTGAAAGTTCAGATGCAACCGCTGTTTCTAGTATTTCGCAGTGTACAACCACTATTATGCAAGGATCCTTTCGGTTCGGACAAGTGGATCCCacgtttcaatgatccaaaccgtcgatATTGTGGGACTTGCTGTCGAATTTCCCATGCACCAGAAGCTCCCTTGAATGGATTATCCTAGCCGTTGAATATTTAGCCTGTTTCTTGGATGAATATGAACATTCGCTGTGTTTATTTCTTAACCGTCGATTCTTGGCCCCACATTCTAGCGTTAAAATTTTTCCAACAATGGGTATCTTTGATGCATGGGCCATCTGCATATGTCTTtccatatcaatggtttggatcaaagaAAAATGGCCCCCACTTCTACAAATATTCGGCGCAAGCCTTGTATAATACCTTCAACTTTAATTGCGATGAATTAACATGCAAGTAACGAGGTGAAAGTTGTCTTTTGGACCCACCACATCCACCACAAAAAGCTTTGTAGCATAATCTTTAAGCACAACGCAagctcatggggcccactgtgatgtttacatgatatccaatccatccatcatgtgctcCCCATCAACTTCTCTTTCGTAGCCAAAAATCATATCtattcaatactcaagtgggccacaccacatggaacagttGGGATtggaatacccaccattaaaaatcttccaattttttgtggggcccacggttttatttttttaatttttttaaatcccttccaatccagagattccaaaactcatgtagcctGCATTACGTGATTTTAGAAGTTtgttttggatcggcctgaatTTTGAGACGCAAGGATAACATGAGgggccccacacgatggacggttgtGCATGTCATGCAcgcatcagtgggccccacatcgagTTGTAAGTTGAGTTTAACTTGCAAAGCTGTGTAGTGGATCTGGCTTTCGTCTTACAGAGTATTTTGAATCAAATAGCCCCCTACACCGACAAAATAAAGTTGCTTTGGGCCAGGCCACTTTGATTAAAGATGAATGTGACAAGCCCTATattctgttgtgtggcccacctaccttATTATATGTGATTTGATCGGTGGATTTCCAACATCTCCTTCTCCTCGAATTTTCCTTTGGTTCGGATGGAGAGACTATTTCACACAACCCATGCATGTGAAATTGACATACAGCCCCAAACACCTGCCAGTGTGTTCCCTGTGTTGGACATCCGAGCCGCATAAaattgggccccacagtcaagatGATCAGGCGCAAAAATCGGGGGATGTAAACTTATAACAAGGGCTACTTTGTTCAAAAGGaacggacggcttggattagactTTTCAGTGATCTGATTGGATCCATGTCTGATAAATGAATCGGCCAGATATTAATTATCTGGGGGCATCTTCATGACTGGCCCACCTTTTGTGCAGATCAGATATTGTTACACACTTGGCAGACGTGATAGGACTTTAAGTCTAAATGGACGGGTGGATGTGATAATTTGTTGCCGGTTTGGGAATCTTACATTCACGGACACGCACTACCGACGGTGGCGAAGCACACAAGAGAGCACCGATTTTGAGGCTTTGGTCTTTCCTGCTTTACATTGTTGACTAACTGAGGATTTTAGATCCCTCATGCTCATCCAGCTCAGCAGTGGGGCCCAGCTCTGTATTGTCAGGGTTTGGCTCCCTGAACTTTGCTTGATGCCCAAGGGCCCTAAGGGTCAGGACCAAGGCCTTTCTTGACTAATTAGAATCAGGGCTGGGGCTTAAGAGTAGGATTAGATTGGCCCTGGCTTAGCCCGTTCTCACTCCTATTATGTGGCAATGGACTAGGTTTGGGTTAGCGTGAGCCCTTTTGTAAACGGCCATGAATGCTATCCAAGCTAGAGCTGGGAATCAAGTTGAGTCGGCCTCAGTTAGGCCTGAAAAGAAAggaactggaacttaagtgaattgagtcatccactcttatgtaaagttgagaatttcggaccgtcggtttacgactaaacttcacacatggagtaagaatatttcccttctcatatccgtatagccgcggccccgatcgactatcggtgaccgttgaacaaattctaatcatatctgttgatcggcgcatccaaatggcgggccgatcatgtccatacgtagatcatcattagggttaactatcttacggtgtaaatcaatgtgtacacctcatagtgggccctagagcttagaaagaccctcctataggtctagtatagtgaaaatgGCATTATAAAAATGCCTCATTTGGGcatcccctctccccatacgattttgccttagaggaaaggaagagagaagagagaaaagggagaaagaagaaaagaggaagaaaggaaaagagtgaacgtgagcaaggtggaccctagattgAGGTGGGGCTTAaggaaatcaaaccccacaactttCTACCTCGTCTCCAAGAGGAAACCCTCCTCCGCGACTGCCATTTCATTTCGTTGATCgcctaggtaagatccatcacccatttttcttAAAAGCCTTATGATAAGGAGGGGTttacatgggattctaacatgcaatgcttTGCTTTAGGGCCTTCAACAATTCAGAGGTGCGGACTAttgatcttaggtggcctagtaccaattctagtatgagattaatgattttgattgcttggatgccatATTAAGAGAATTTGaggaaccctaggaattgtatgtttgttgcaATAGTATGGAATTGTAGGTTTATACAAGTTTTACAACATGTCCAAAAACATTTAGCAATAGTTTAATcaagtatgttgagcaacatcGAATAATCtactagatgaagaagaagaaccaccATGGCCAATTGGGTTGTCTTCTCATTGGTTCATCTTTTCAagatcaattttttttctttgattgcaATTGCACAACCTTCATTCACTAGCATTGATTTCTCTTCAAATTACACAAAGTACAATGAATTCGTTAAACTTTAACAACTTTCCAAGCCTGTTATGCCCGCTGGTACACCGCGTCTAGGAGGCTCTTGCTCCTCAATTGAACCATTTCCTCTCATACTTCTCTTTCATGTCTATATGAGTATATAAGTATAGATAAGAGTAATGATCCCcttttcaagtggggcccacgttcaATGATACTGACTGTTGATGTGGTGGGATGCATCATGTCCCAACTAATCACTGGCATGAAAATAGTCTACATCCAATGGATTTTATGACGTACTTctgcttcatgccttgctaaatccATTCATTGCATataaaatcatccaaatgtaattaaaatatgaagcccattagggcacccatgacacccgggaattcgggagccgagttcttacacggcccctgaaaacccggggtgttacacggatc containing:
- the LOC131239464 gene encoding non-specific phospholipase C6: MAKFKFKSNQSPFLSTLLFLLLTSPIQFSNFASATQQPIKTIVVLVLENRSFDHMLGWMKKSINPVINGITGTECNPKSTQNPQSPSICVSDDAQFVDPDPGHSFEAVEEQVFGSGPIPSMSGFVQQALTMSPKLPETVMKGFNPDSIPVFASLVREFAVFDRWFSSIPGPTQPNRLFVYSATSHGSTSHMKKQLAKGYPQKTIFDSLHENGLDFGIYYQNIPSTLFYRNLRKLKYVFKFHQFDLKFKKHASRGSLPRLTVIEPRYFDLKGFPANDDHPSHDVANGQKLVKEVYEALRSSPQWNETLLVITYDEHGGFFDHVTTPYSNVPSPDGNTGPAPSFFKFDRLGVRVPTIMVSPWIKKGTVISSPRGPTASSEFEHSSIPATIKKMFNLTSNFLTHRDAWAGTFEQVVGELTSPRTDCPVVLPDAVPLRNAEAKEDGGLSEFQSEIVHLAAVLNGDHYLSSFPDEISQRMSVKRAHSYVKGAVSRFIRASKEAMRLGANDSAIVDMRSSLTTRTTFP